atcttcatcttggCCGACGTTGAAGAGCCCGATGTCGAAGGATCCCCCGCCGTGACCATCTTGGAGATATACCCCGAAACCGCCGCGACGACGTCCATGGTGAGCGTAAACCGCCCCGAGGAGGCGTTAGAGGATCACAAACGGGGACAAGTGCGAGGGAAGTAAGTTAGTCACAAATAAATCTTGAGTATCTCCGATAAGAGACAATTGATAAGGTACGAAATAAGTGTGAACACTGAAGTActcgtcgtcgtcgttgTTGCTGAAAGGTGGTGTGGATCTCAGGAAGCGACCCGCCAAACACTCTCTCCGCCTACCAAGTATGATGGCATTAAGTTAAATGTGGCATGTGATTTCTGTTGATGTTCCTCAACCATATGGCATTTTCATGAaccttttttccttctttgccttaCCCAACAACTTCTCAATATCGCGCGTCTCCTCAATGTCGTCCATACTCGTCTAAACCCTATTCAGAGCTTGTCTCCCTATTCATCCTccgtctttctttctttctttctattttaaactTCTTTTTGTGCTGCAAGATGCTACCATACGTAGATCTCCGTGAGCTTCTCCGCCAGTTTAACGTCCGCTAAGTTCAGTATCGGACAGCACTGACATGCTGCCTTTTAACTTCTAGTTTTTGAGTATCCTGCAAATCTTACAGGGGCTTCCGTTGATGAACGTAAGGTCTTCCCCTGGCTTCATACCTCGTCCGCATCGCTAAACTGTCACCTCTATCGCTTTAGTGAAGCTTATTGCGTCATTCCTACTCTCCTACCCTCTGGCCGCACTATTGAAAAGAATCCCAGACGCCCAACcctggaagaagaatgcaTTCATAATTGCTGTTTCTTTATTCTATCTTGTAGGCCTGTTTGACCTCTGGGACGGCCTCCGGACGCTAGCCTACAGTGCGGCCGGTATCTACGCGATTGCCTATTATATTGATGGGTCATTGATGCCATGGATTGggttcatcttcttgatggGTCATATGTCCATCAGTCACATCTATCGGCAAATAATAGACGATGCACACGTAACTGATATTACCGGAGCCCAGATGGTGCTCGTCATGAAGCTTTCATCGTTCTGCTGGAATGTTCATGACGGCCGTTTGTCCCAGGAACAGCTTTCAGACCCTCAAAAGTACGCCGCGATCAAAGACTTTCCCGGCATTCTGGACTATCTAGGATATGTGCTGTTCTTTCCGTCACTTTTTGCTGGCCCGTCTTTCGAATATGTCGATTATCGCCGCTGGATCGACACCACGCTCTTCGATGTGCCACCGGGGACGGACCCTTCGAAGGTCCCTCCGACTCGAAAGAAGCGTAAGATCCCTCGGAGTGGGACCCCTGCCGCCAAAAAGGCGTTGGCTGGGTTAGGGTGGATTCTTGCATTCCTGCAGCTCGGGTCGCTCTACAACCAAGAATTAGTCCTCGACGAGACATTCATGCAGTATTCCTTCGTGCAACGGGTATGGATCCTACACATGCTCGGCTTTACCGCCCGACTGAAATATTACGGAGTGTGGTACCTCACAGAAGGTGCCTGTGTTCTATCTGGCATGGGATACAATGGCTTCGATCCTAAGTCGGGGAAAGTGTTTTGGAACCGGCTCGAGAATGTCGACCCATGGAGCCTCGAAACTGCTCAAAATTCCCACGGCTACTTGGGGAGCTGGAACAAAAACACCAACCATTGGTTGCGAAACTATGTTTACCTACGCGTCACTCCTAAGGGGAAGAAACCTGGCTTCCGGGCCAGTCTCGCTACGTTCGTCACCAGTGCATTCTGGCATGGATTTTACCCTGGATATTATCTGACCTTTGTTTTGGGATCATTTATCCAAACTGTAGCTAAGAGTACGTGCCACATGTCTCCATTGGAAAAACTTCTTTCTGATCAGTTTTCACAGATTTCCGTCGCCACGTTCGGCCATTTTTCCTCACTCCTGATGGCAGCCGGCCCACTGCTTACAAGAAATACTATGATATTGCCAGCTATGTTGTGACCCAGCTCACTTTGTCATTTGCCGTCATGCCTTTCATCTTCCTATCTTTCGGTGATTCGATCAAGGTCTGGCATAGCGTCTATTTCTATGGCATTGTTGGTAATATCGTATCACTTGCTTTCTTCGTCAGTCCCGCCAGAGGGTTGCTTCTCAAAAAGCTGAAAGCGCGCAATAAACCTCACGTCCCCCGAGCGGTCAGCTCGGAGAACATACGACAACCAACTTTGGGTCTACCAAACGATGCAATCCAGGAATTCGATGACGCAGTTCAGGAAATCAGGGCCGAAATCGAATCCAGGCAGAGACGAGGCAGCTTAGCTCATATGCCTATAGGCGATGAATTGAAGGCTGCCGTCGAAGATAAAATAGGCCGAGGGCATTAAGTAGCAATGCGATTCTCGCGCTAGTCGATTATAATCAACTAGCTAGAGTCCTCGTGTCATGTCGAGCGAGCAGTTTAATATACAGTCGTTTTCAGGGGAGGATTATGACGGTACTTTATAGACTTGTTATCGTTTAGGAGGAACATTTGGACCTCACGCTGTTCGCTTGCGATGGGTGTTCACTCTTCTTGGACACTTCTTCCGGCCACCCTACCCCTCCATGAAGTTTTTTATACAAGAtcttattcttatatttgtttttctttttgtggCGCTATCGGCAATTCTGACTCACTTTTAGAGCCATCTAGAGTTGAAACGTCAACACATCTGCATATAAGTCCATTTATAGAACTTAATTCTACTGCAAATATTTATCACGTAGCTGGTAGCAAATGGAAGGTCGGCATGCCTCCGCGTATACTCGTAACTATGGCTGGTTTGATGTGTAAATTTTCTGGTCTCGAATTCATAATGAAAGCatgtataaataaatacatgGAAGAAGTGAATATAcagatttttatataacaAACAGGACATATATCCATAATCTGTCGTAAAACCCCAATTAATCCAGCGCTACGTGCTCCAGACATGGACTTCCCCTCAATCTACTGATATCTGGGAAGTCGTCCGAAAGAGAGCACAAACACGTAATAGAATTAGAGCTGAAAGCGAATGATAAAGAAGCATTATGCGCATCACGTCGTGCAGTCGTGTCGAGTAGTATAACCGAATAGGTGCAAGCAGCCAAAGTGAAGTAGAAAGGTTAAGGAAGCGGCGAGGGTATCAAAAGGCGGAAGGAAGGCATCGAGAGGTAAGGTAGAGTAGAAGAAATCGACTCCCAGAAAGCAACAATGAGGATCGAAGTCCGATCTAGTCGAAAAGCtcaggaaaaaaaaaaaaaaaaaaaaaaaaaaaacgaaGTAGAAATAGCAACCAGCATGGCCAGTGGCCAAGGTCGAAAGACAGGTTGTAGCGCGTTGATGGACTAGAAGCCCACCTTCGTTCCCACAACAGCCAGTGTGATCTGCAACGAATATTAGTAAGAGTGATTGGCACACGCGAACGAATACCCACAATAATTGTAATGATCACCAGTCCCAGAGGAATCATCCATCGATTAAGATTCCTCCACCACCTAGCGTTTTCGTACCGTTTCCGTTCAAGGTCGAGAACTCGCATTTGAAGTGTCTTTTCACGTCCAGGCTCACTATCTTCCTGCAAGATCATTTCCGGTTTAGGgggcaagggaagaaaggctGCTATAAGCCAGgctgaagaaaagacaagtAAGCACCAAAGCTGCGATTTCCATGTTCGGGTACACGTACCAAGTGGGAATACGAAGCCCAAGCAAAAAGACCATACTTGTATATTTCTGCGTCCGAGGAAAGGCTCTGTTCGGGAATCCATGGACGGAGCCCCCCATGCACTCCCTCTCGGGCGAACGTTACGTCGATCGGGGTACAAATGCGGGGACCAGCT
This DNA window, taken from Aspergillus flavus chromosome 5, complete sequence, encodes the following:
- a CDS encoding uncharacterized protein (MBOAT family protein) is translated as MLPYVDLLFEYPANLTGASVDELKLIASFLLSYPLAALLKRIPDAQPWKKNAFIIAVSLFYLVGLFDLWDGLRTLAYSAAGIYAIAYYIDGSLMPWIGFIFLMGHMSISHIYRQIIDDAHVTDITGAQMVLVMKLSSFCWNVHDGRLSQEQLSDPQKYAAIKDFPGILDYLGYVLFFPSLFAGPSFEYVDYRRWIDTTLFDVPPGTDPSKVPPTRKKRKIPRSGTPAAKKALAGLGWILAFLQLGSLYNQELVLDETFMQYSFVQRVWILHMLGFTARLKYYGVWYLTEGACVLSGMGYNGFDPKSGKVFWNRLENVDPWSLETAQNSHGYLGSWNKNTNHWLRNYVYLRVTPKGKKPGFRASLATFVTSAFWHGFYPGYYLTFVLGSFIQTVAKNFRRHVRPFFLTPDGSRPTAYKKYYDIASYVVTQLTLSFAVMPFIFLSFGDSIKVWHSVYFYGIVGNIVSLAFFVSPARGLLLKKLKARNKPHVPRAVSSENIRQPTLGLPNDAIQEFDDAVQEIRAEIESRQRRGSLAHMPIGDELKAAVEDKIGRGH